A portion of the Salvelinus alpinus chromosome 33, SLU_Salpinus.1, whole genome shotgun sequence genome contains these proteins:
- the LOC139562856 gene encoding borealin-2-like, whose translation MAPRRIRKVSNQAEGHTDGQISKEIRQKQGVLFIQQFEKEAQDRINEMEAKLEHTLATVDRVFKVELMKMPPALQKTVIINLINADDISAGEVTIAIKTESPEIHQPLTRKLSKVKVSEGASTLKRKATTEPSTGSKKARSLADSSSTGSLRCATSTNTKRTKTHLAKISDQSPLTGTKPRFVFTYHNPLWEIKIAREHHSPRTDLCCHTASVVTTSRRI comes from the exons ATGGCACCAAGAAGAATAAGGAAAGTCAGCAATCAGGCAGAAGGACACACAGATGGGCAAATTAGCAAGGAGATACGCCAAAAGCAAGGAGTGCTTTTTATTCAGCAGTTCGAGAAAGAAG CACAGGACCGTATAAATGAGATGGAGGCTAAATTGGAGCATACTCTTGCAACAGTCGATCGGGTTTTTAAAGTGGAATTGATGAAGATGCCACCTGCGCTTCAAAAAACAGTGATAATAAATTTAATTAATG CGGATGACATTTCGGCAGGTGAAGTCACCATCGCCATAAAG ACCGAATCACCCGAGATTCACCAGCCTCTCACTAGGAAGCTTAGTAAAG TCAAAGTGAGTGAAGGTGCATCGACTCTTAAAAGGAAGGCTACAACAGAACCATCAACG GGTTCCAAGAAAGCCAGGTCACTTGCCGATAGCTCAAGCACCGGAAGCCTACG GTGTGCCACATCCACAAATACAAAAAGAACCAAAACTCATCTTGCCAAAATCAGTGATCAGTCTCCACTGACTGGAACTAAACCCAGGTTTGTCTTCACTTATCACAATCCCTTATGGGAAATAAAGATTGCA CGGGAGCACCACTCTCCTCGTACAGACCTGTGTTGCCACACTGCGTCGGTCGTCACTACCTCCCGCCGGATCTGA
- the LOC139563360 gene encoding alanine aminotransferase 2-like has product MHRLQHLANRSLIAGVFDQSPALVRTKARESACLVQSIRLKTQGPVEQYGLKRFSTAEATVILRENGKMREKTLTMDTLNPQVKAVEYAVRGPIVTKAGDIERGLQQGQKHPFTEVIKANIGDSHAMGQKPITFLRQVVALCSFPELLNSPSFPEDAKQRARRILQGCGGQSLGSYSASQGVDCIRQDVAVYIEQRDKGVPADWDNIYLTTGASDGIVSILKMLVSGQGRSRSGVMIPIPQYPLYSAAISELEAVQINYYLDEDNCWALDINELHRAYQAAKEHCHPRVICIINPGNPTGQVQSRKCIEEVLHFAYEENLFVMSDEVYQDNVYSADLQFHSFKKVLYEMGPEYFNTVELASFHSTSKGYSGECGFRGGYMEVLNLDLAVKAQLVKLLSVRLCPPVSGQAAMDVIVNPPLPHEPSYLQFHKEKSAVLGALAEKAQMTEQTLNTVPGIKCNPVQGAMYAFPRIFIPPRAVEEAKSLGMSPDMMYCLRLLEETGICLVPGSGFGQREGTYHFRMTILPTTEKLKVLLEKLRDFHIKFLKEYASLEEPKR; this is encoded by the exons ATGCATCGACTTCAACACTTGGCAAATAGATCATTGATTGCTGGTGTTTTTGACCAGTCTCCAGCCCTTGTGCGGACAAAGGCTCGGGAAAGCGCATGTTTAGTGCAGTCCATACGACTCAAAACACAAGGACCGGTTGAACAGTATGGACTGAAGAGATTCAGTACAGCTGAGGCAACCGTGATTTTGAGAGAGAACGGCAAGATGCGAGAAAAGACTCTGACCATGGACACCCTCAATCCGCAGGTGAAAGCGGTGGAGTACGCTGTGAGAGGACCCATTGTCACGAAGGCTGGGGACATCGAGAGAGGCTTGCAGCAG GGTCAGAAACATCCCTTCACTGAGGTCATCAAAGCCAACATTGGAGATTCACATGCCATGGGGCAGAAGCCAATCACCTTTCTCCGTCAG GTGGTGGCTCTCTGCTCATTCCCAGAGCTGTTGAACAGCCCTAGTTTCCCAGAGGATGCCAAACAACGTGCCCGTCGCATCCTACAGGGCTGCGGGGGACAGAGCTTGG GGTCGTACAGTGCCAGCCAGGGAGTGGACTGTATTCGGCAGGACGTTGCTGTCTACATCGAGCAACGGGATAAGGGTGTGCCTGCCGACTGGGACAATATTTACCTTACCACCGGAGCTAGTGATGGCATCGTG AGCATCTTGAAAATGCTGGTGTCGGGCCAGGGCCGGTCCAGGAGTGGTGTGATGATCCCCATCCCTCAGTACCCCCTGTACTCTGCAGCCATCTCTGAGTTGGAGGCCGTTCAGATCAACTACTACCTGGACGAGGACAACTGCTGGGCCCTGGATATCAACGAGCTCCACAGAGCCTACCAGGCTGCCAAGGAGCACTGTCACCCCAGAGTCATCTGCATCATCAATCCAGGCAACCCTACCG GTCAAGTGCAGAGTAGGAAGTGCATCGAGGAAGTCCTCCACTTTGCCTACGAGGAGAATCTGTTTGTTATGTCCGATGAG gtgtatcagGACAACGTGTACTCCGCAGACCTTCAGTTCCACTCCTTTAAGAAGGTGCTCTACGAGATGGGCCCAGAGTACTTCAACACTGTCGAGCTGGCCTCATTTCACTCCACCTCCAAAGGCTACTCAGGAGA GTGTGGGTTCAGAGGGGGATATATGGAGGTTCTCAACCTCGACCTGGCGGTCAAGGCCCAGCTggtgaagctgctctctgtgaGGCTGTGTCCCCCTGTCTCTGGACAGGCTGCCATGGATGTCATCGTCAACCCTCCTCTGCCACACGAACCCTCCTACCTCCAGTTCCACAAG GAGAAGAGCGCTGTGCTTGGAGCTCTGGCTGAGAAGGCCCAGATGACCGAGCAGACCCTCAACACGGTGCCTGGGATCAAATGTAACCCTGTGCAGGGAGCCATGTACGCCTTCCCACGCATCTTCATCCCCCCACGAGCTGTGGAGGAGGCCAAG TCCCTGGGAATGTCTCCTGACATGATGTACTGTCTGAGACTGCTTGAGGAGACTGGCATCTGCCTCGTTCCAGGCAGTGGCTTCGGCCAGAGGGAAGGGACCTATCACTTCAG AATGACCATTCTGCCCACGACAGAGAAGCTGAAGGTGCTCCTGGAGAAGCTCCGGGATTTCCACATCAAGTTTCTGAAGGAGTACGCGTCATTGGAGGAACCAAAGCGATGA
- the c33h16orf87 gene encoding UPF0547 protein C16orf87 homolog, with translation MYCRNKFYSVEVGCFQRNHRIRKQNMSVNKAKKVKMATKSCPECDQQIPVACKSCPCGYVFISRKLLNAKLNERSSPAIDKLDAKRRRTERIRREKINSPSTNDMENRRRCRSNSQSDQIRRGRGRPKTVGLKKQEEEKEKFEKEVDIYANLSDEKAFVFSVALAEINRKILGQRLIL, from the exons ATGTATTGCAGAAATAAGTTTTACAGCGTTGAAGTAGGCTGTTTTCAAAGGAATCATCGGATAAGGAAACAGAATATGTCGGTAAataaagcaaagaaagtaaaaatgGCTACCAAATCATGTCCTGAGTGCGACCAACAG ATTCCAGTTGCTTGCAAGTCTTGTCCCTGTGGCTATGTATTCATTAGTCGAAAGCTTCTAAATGCCAAACTGAATGAGAGATCATCACCAGCAATAG ACAAGTTGGATGCAAAGAGGAGGAGAACTGAAAGAATTCGCAGAGAGAAGATCAACTCTCCGTCAACCAATGACATGGAGAACAGAAGGCGATGCCGCTCCAACAGCCAATCGGATCAGATCCGGAGAGGGCGGGGCAGGCCAAAGACAGTTGGGCTGAAGaagcaggaggaggagaaag AAAAATTTGAGAAAGAAGTTGATATCTATGCCAACCTCTCAGATGAGAAAGCATTTGTGTTTTCGGTGGCATTGGCCGAGATCAACCGAAAGATCCTGGGCCAAAGACTGATCCTATAG